In one Achromobacter spanius genomic region, the following are encoded:
- a CDS encoding type II secretion system protein GspD — protein MTAYRTVAAALTLAALSGCSALQSTDRVSTRADHEGSKGAFAMDAFKGMAGDTDRAKGQVVELPWIAGRPQPLARDVTLPPALRANVNTTLLFENSAADLKTLADRIQLATGILTHVSADAMLPAEYFLPRLAVEQSVATASANFAAATADTLVPALVPGVAVDRIAGPVLPQGVARTKMAPLPPGQAPLASVLDSIALRLGVYWRYDEKIGALRFYRTETKSYVVRTPTQAAEENLQRDIKSANSTLADKSTSSSKEEARELAAVVTKVSQFLSRAGVIKSADGAANTIVVTDTKDAQDRIGEFLDAENRQMTRRVRLVFEEITVQRDLLNQGSIDWKILFNSLGRENTASAIGVGPLLDTAKAAGSVGASVGSGPFAGTNIALSALSQLGSIVNHKSIPLLSQNRRPAKYDTRNTFQYIKDLQQTQSTSDSSAPTVTVTQDEKTVGTFLTVVPDAQDDGQVLLTIAYDDTRLIEMKKEPVGSRDDQSFVQQTNIGGQGRVQQVMVRPGEQVVIGGYQQFADSSTRRRLDDKAPMLLGGSDASQEQQLLTVVLVTAIPEEGF, from the coding sequence ATGACTGCATACCGCACTGTAGCGGCCGCACTGACGCTTGCAGCGCTCTCGGGCTGCTCCGCGCTCCAATCGACAGACCGAGTCAGCACCCGTGCTGACCACGAAGGCTCAAAGGGCGCGTTCGCTATGGACGCCTTCAAGGGCATGGCAGGCGACACCGACCGGGCCAAAGGCCAGGTCGTAGAACTGCCTTGGATCGCAGGCCGGCCCCAACCGCTTGCCCGCGATGTCACCCTGCCGCCGGCGCTTCGCGCCAACGTCAATACGACGCTGTTGTTCGAAAACAGCGCGGCCGACCTCAAAACCCTTGCCGACCGCATCCAACTCGCAACCGGAATCCTGACCCACGTGTCTGCCGACGCTATGCTGCCAGCGGAGTATTTCCTTCCGCGCCTGGCGGTCGAACAGAGTGTTGCTACAGCAAGTGCGAACTTTGCTGCCGCAACGGCGGACACGCTGGTTCCAGCTCTCGTACCCGGAGTTGCCGTCGACCGGATCGCAGGCCCCGTCCTGCCCCAAGGCGTTGCTCGCACGAAGATGGCCCCCCTGCCCCCAGGCCAAGCACCCCTCGCCTCCGTACTGGACTCGATTGCACTGCGGTTGGGCGTCTACTGGCGCTACGACGAAAAAATCGGTGCGCTTCGCTTCTATCGCACGGAGACGAAAAGCTACGTCGTGCGCACGCCGACCCAGGCAGCTGAAGAGAACCTTCAACGCGATATCAAGTCGGCCAATTCGACGCTCGCGGACAAGTCGACCAGCAGTTCTAAAGAAGAAGCCCGCGAACTGGCGGCGGTCGTCACCAAGGTCAGTCAATTCCTCAGTCGCGCAGGCGTGATCAAGTCGGCGGACGGCGCGGCCAACACCATCGTCGTCACTGATACAAAGGACGCGCAGGACCGGATCGGCGAATTTCTGGACGCTGAGAACCGCCAGATGACACGCCGCGTGCGGCTCGTCTTCGAAGAAATCACGGTCCAACGCGATCTACTCAATCAAGGAAGCATCGACTGGAAGATTCTTTTCAACAGCCTTGGGCGCGAAAACACTGCATCGGCAATTGGCGTCGGTCCCTTGCTGGACACGGCCAAAGCGGCGGGCAGCGTGGGCGCATCAGTGGGCAGTGGCCCCTTCGCCGGCACCAACATCGCACTGAGCGCACTTTCGCAGCTCGGGTCGATCGTCAATCACAAGAGCATTCCGCTTCTTTCGCAGAACCGTCGACCCGCCAAGTACGACACGCGCAACACCTTCCAGTACATCAAGGATCTGCAACAAACCCAGAGCACGTCCGACAGCTCGGCGCCGACGGTCACGGTCACGCAAGACGAAAAGACGGTCGGCACCTTCCTCACCGTCGTGCCCGATGCGCAGGACGACGGCCAGGTGCTCTTGACGATTGCCTACGACGACACCCGACTCATCGAAATGAAAAAGGAGCCGGTGGGGTCGCGCGATGATCAGTCGTTCGTGCAGCAGACCAACATCGGTGGCCAAGGACGCGTACAGCAGGTGATGGTTCGCCCTGGTGAGCAAGTGGTCATTGGCGGGTATCAACAATTTGCCGACAGTTCGACCCGCCGCCGTCTCGACGACAAGGCGCCAATGCTCTTGGGTGGGTCTGACGCCTCGCAAGAGCAGCAACTGCTGACAGTGGTGCTCGTAACCGCAATTCCAGAGGAAGGATTCTGA
- a CDS encoding toxin co-regulated pilus biosynthesis Q family protein, with amino-acid sequence MQVPLMAAVISVACLLSACGFVPPAPPAPSDSGRVLINRVDPRSVLPGKSPSMVASAPIPPIPVPDAPPIAETTPSAQSTLASGSGELPTTSANPTAQAEMKSPASEVALQPPPADATGALTAATPAQVVTVDATPTPAVAEPEIVEPPKQIWRISPQDGTVRQALVRWASDANWTFGPDQWELNFDIPIQAPAEFEVASFREATQALSQAVAMSESPIRPCFYGNRVLRMLPFTRSCNRSPATQS; translated from the coding sequence ATGCAAGTCCCCCTCATGGCCGCCGTTATATCGGTGGCCTGCCTCCTTTCGGCCTGCGGTTTCGTACCGCCCGCGCCTCCAGCCCCGTCCGATTCCGGTCGCGTGTTGATTAATCGAGTAGATCCACGCAGTGTTCTACCGGGTAAATCGCCGTCGATGGTCGCTTCCGCGCCCATTCCGCCCATCCCGGTGCCCGACGCGCCGCCGATCGCTGAAACCACGCCTTCCGCCCAGTCCACATTGGCTTCCGGCAGTGGAGAGCTTCCAACAACGAGCGCGAACCCCACCGCCCAGGCGGAAATGAAGTCGCCGGCATCCGAAGTGGCCTTGCAGCCACCGCCAGCTGACGCAACTGGCGCGCTGACTGCGGCGACTCCCGCGCAAGTCGTGACTGTCGATGCCACACCGACGCCGGCTGTAGCAGAACCCGAGATCGTGGAACCGCCCAAGCAAATTTGGCGCATTAGCCCGCAGGACGGGACGGTCCGCCAAGCGCTCGTGCGCTGGGCGTCCGACGCCAACTGGACGTTTGGGCCGGACCAGTGGGAACTGAATTTCGACATACCGATACAGGCTCCGGCCGAGTTCGAGGTGGCCTCCTTCCGGGAGGCCACTCAGGCGCTGTCCCAGGCGGTCGCGATGAGCGAATCGCCCATCCGCCCCTGCTTCTACGGCAACCGCGTCCTGCGCATGTTGCCCTTCACCCGCAGCTGCAACCGATCCCCAGCCACGCAATCCTAG
- a CDS encoding cupin domain-containing protein: protein MEANRYDAYREDTAGRANVADSPERIAYYQELARLETGALWTVANKIEPWAPRSASVPVVWRYQDLRAHVLRSAELVSPEEAGRRVIYLNNPGRRDVAAAVGWLYSGLQVMQPGELASAHKHSHSALRFIMEGQGAYTVVDGHKMTLGANDFVLTPNGTWHEHGVAEDGTTCIWQDGLDIPLVNALEAGFYAVHPDLNQTVTHPVDDTSAAWGNAALRPQVSGWTKPYSPLFKYEWEPTYDALRRYARTTAGSPYDGILLDYVNPATGGSVMPTIGASMQLLRPGEHTKAHRHTGSFIYQVAKGSGFSIIDGKRYDWTERDIFCVPSWAIHEHANLSSNDDACLFCFNDLPVMRSLALYREEALKENDGHQVLI, encoded by the coding sequence ATGGAAGCGAACCGGTACGACGCCTATCGCGAGGACACCGCAGGCCGCGCCAACGTGGCGGACTCGCCCGAACGCATCGCCTATTACCAGGAGCTGGCGCGCCTGGAAACCGGCGCCTTGTGGACCGTGGCGAACAAGATTGAACCCTGGGCGCCGCGTTCGGCGTCGGTGCCAGTGGTGTGGCGCTACCAGGACTTGCGCGCGCATGTGCTGCGATCGGCCGAACTGGTGTCGCCCGAGGAAGCGGGCCGCCGCGTGATCTACCTGAACAACCCCGGCCGGCGCGACGTGGCCGCCGCCGTGGGCTGGTTGTATTCCGGCTTGCAGGTGATGCAGCCGGGCGAACTGGCCTCGGCCCACAAACATTCGCATTCGGCGCTGCGCTTCATCATGGAAGGCCAGGGCGCCTACACCGTAGTGGATGGCCACAAGATGACGTTGGGCGCGAACGACTTCGTGCTGACGCCCAACGGCACCTGGCATGAGCACGGCGTGGCCGAAGACGGCACCACCTGCATCTGGCAGGACGGCCTGGACATTCCGCTGGTCAATGCCTTGGAAGCGGGCTTCTACGCCGTGCATCCCGACCTGAACCAGACCGTGACCCATCCGGTGGACGACACCAGCGCCGCCTGGGGCAACGCGGCCTTGCGCCCGCAAGTGTCGGGCTGGACCAAACCGTATTCGCCGCTGTTCAAGTACGAATGGGAGCCCACCTACGACGCCTTGCGCCGTTATGCGCGCACCACCGCCGGCAGCCCGTACGACGGCATCCTGCTTGACTACGTGAACCCCGCCACCGGCGGCTCGGTCATGCCGACCATCGGCGCCAGCATGCAATTGCTGCGCCCGGGCGAACACACCAAGGCGCATCGCCACACGGGCAGCTTTATCTACCAGGTGGCCAAGGGCAGCGGCTTTTCCATCATCGACGGCAAACGTTATGACTGGACCGAACGCGATATTTTCTGCGTGCCGTCCTGGGCCATCCACGAACACGCCAACCTGTCCAGCAACGACGACGCCTGCCTGTTCTGCTTCAACGACCTGCCCGTGATGCGGTCGCTGGCGCTCTACCGCGAAGAAGCGCTCAAGGAAAACGACGGCCATCAAGTGCTGATCTAG
- a CDS encoding fumarylacetoacetate hydrolase family protein, giving the protein MRLVTFRAHPTAAARLGALAEGYVIDLALLGRAGGVDLPDDMLAFIDLGPVAVAQASRLMDAYRGAWPVGTALPQENVKLLAPIPRPRKNIFGIGLNYVEHVAESSRTLDTSADLPKQPVIFSKPPTTVIGPGDAIEHNAKITQQLDWEVELAVIMGRRASRVAEADALSYVFGYSVMLDMSARDCRRAGQWIYSKGQDTYAPFGPCIVTADEIPDPQVLDLWLTVNGEKKQGSNTRHMLFKVPFLIADISAGITLEPGDIIATGTPEGVGAGRKPQEWLWPGDVVVACVEGIGTLRHPVVAV; this is encoded by the coding sequence ATGCGCTTGGTGACTTTTCGCGCTCATCCCACCGCTGCCGCGCGGCTTGGCGCGCTGGCCGAAGGCTATGTAATCGACCTGGCCCTGCTGGGCCGCGCCGGCGGCGTGGACCTGCCCGACGACATGCTGGCGTTCATCGACTTAGGCCCGGTAGCCGTGGCGCAGGCCAGCCGCCTGATGGATGCCTACCGTGGCGCGTGGCCGGTGGGCACGGCGCTGCCGCAAGAAAACGTGAAGCTGCTGGCGCCCATTCCGCGTCCGCGCAAGAACATCTTCGGCATCGGCCTGAACTACGTTGAACACGTGGCGGAATCCAGTCGCACGCTGGATACCTCGGCCGACCTGCCCAAGCAGCCGGTGATCTTCTCCAAGCCGCCCACCACCGTGATCGGCCCGGGCGACGCCATCGAGCACAACGCCAAGATTACGCAGCAGCTGGACTGGGAAGTGGAGCTGGCGGTGATCATGGGCCGCCGTGCCTCGCGCGTGGCCGAGGCCGATGCGCTGTCCTACGTGTTCGGCTACAGCGTGATGCTGGACATGAGCGCACGCGACTGCCGTCGCGCCGGCCAGTGGATCTATTCCAAGGGCCAGGACACCTACGCGCCGTTCGGCCCGTGCATCGTCACCGCCGACGAAATCCCCGACCCGCAGGTGCTGGACTTGTGGCTCACCGTCAACGGCGAAAAGAAGCAGGGATCGAACACGCGCCACATGCTGTTCAAGGTGCCGTTCCTGATTGCGGACATCAGCGCCGGCATCACGCTGGAACCGGGCGACATCATCGCCACCGGCACGCCGGAAGGCGTGGGCGCGGGCCGCAAGCCGCAGGAATGGTTGTGGCCGGGCGATGTGGTGGTGGCGTGCGTGGAAGGCATCGGCACGCTGCGCCATCCGGTGGTGGCGGTCTAG
- a CDS encoding ABC transporter substrate-binding protein encodes MIKKQHLGGVAAALSVALGAAFSTSAARAAEPVKIGFIATLSTPAGYIGEDERDAFNLAIKEGGGKLGGVPVQLVIEDDGLKPANAKQAADRLVQSGVKLFTGVNFSNVLAAVVPGVVKSGGFYVSLNPGPSNFAGEKCDPNYFVASYQNDAFHTAGGVAANELGYKRVVLLAPNYQAGRDAIEGFKRTYKGEVVAEIYTKLDQSDFSVELARLRSLAPDAIYQFHPGGTGINFVKQYAAAGLNKSIPMLMPSFSMDARMIQATGDASLGSYTTGIWSQDFNNPQSQAFVKAFKEAYGRVPTDYAMQAYDTAQLIGVGLKATGGDLSKAAEFRAALRKPGFTSLRGNFSLNTNQHPIQDLYLMRIDKDSAGGLAPHLVRKLVSDDKDAYAQFCKMPS; translated from the coding sequence ATGATCAAGAAACAGCATCTGGGCGGCGTGGCCGCCGCGTTGTCCGTCGCGCTGGGCGCGGCCTTTTCAACAAGCGCCGCGCGCGCCGCCGAGCCCGTCAAGATCGGCTTTATCGCCACCTTGTCCACGCCGGCCGGCTACATCGGCGAAGACGAGCGCGATGCCTTCAACCTGGCCATCAAGGAAGGCGGCGGCAAGCTGGGCGGGGTTCCCGTGCAACTGGTCATCGAAGACGACGGCTTGAAGCCCGCCAACGCCAAGCAGGCCGCCGACCGCCTGGTGCAATCGGGCGTGAAGCTCTTTACCGGGGTGAACTTTTCCAACGTGCTGGCGGCCGTCGTGCCGGGCGTGGTGAAGTCAGGCGGGTTCTACGTCAGCCTGAATCCTGGCCCGTCGAACTTCGCGGGCGAAAAGTGCGACCCCAACTATTTCGTGGCGTCTTACCAGAACGACGCCTTCCACACGGCGGGCGGCGTGGCGGCCAATGAACTGGGCTACAAGCGCGTGGTGCTGCTGGCGCCCAACTACCAGGCTGGCCGCGACGCCATCGAAGGGTTCAAGCGCACATACAAGGGCGAGGTGGTGGCCGAGATCTACACCAAGCTCGACCAGTCGGATTTTTCCGTGGAGCTGGCGCGCCTGCGTTCGCTGGCGCCTGACGCCATCTACCAGTTTCATCCGGGCGGCACCGGCATCAACTTCGTCAAGCAGTATGCGGCGGCGGGCTTGAACAAGAGTATTCCCATGCTGATGCCCAGCTTCTCGATGGACGCGCGCATGATCCAGGCCACGGGCGATGCGTCCTTGGGTTCCTACACCACGGGCATCTGGTCGCAAGACTTCAACAACCCGCAGTCGCAGGCCTTCGTCAAAGCCTTCAAGGAAGCCTATGGCCGCGTGCCCACCGACTACGCCATGCAGGCTTACGACACCGCGCAGTTGATCGGCGTGGGTTTGAAGGCCACGGGTGGCGATCTGTCCAAGGCGGCGGAATTCCGCGCGGCGCTGCGCAAGCCCGGCTTCACGTCCTTGCGCGGCAACTTCAGCTTGAACACCAATCAGCATCCCATTCAAGACCTGTACCTGATGCGTATCGACAAGGACAGCGCAGGCGGCCTGGCGCCGCATCTGGTCCGCAAACTGGTGTCTGACGACAAGGACGCCTACGCCCAATTCTGCAAGATGCCGTCATGA
- a CDS encoding branched-chain amino acid ABC transporter permease, with amino-acid sequence MTLLFEQLLNGLQFGAMLFMLAAGLTLIFGIMGVVNLTHGSFYMVGAYCAAYAIGTTGSFLAGVLAALLGAGLYGISVEVLVIRKLYKRDHLYQVLATFGLLLFSNEAVSLIFGRRPPLVSIPSFLEGAVTLAPGFQYPLIRLSFIAIGALVAVGLWWLVNRTRIGMLIRAGADDREMVDALGVDIRKLYTLVFGLGALLCGLAGVMAAPLLAVEIGMGERILITTFVVIVIGGVGSVRGALAGALLVGMVDSLGRAFLPQLLSTMFSPATADPLAAGMASASIYVLMAIVLIAKPGGLFPARG; translated from the coding sequence ATGACGCTGCTGTTCGAACAACTGCTTAACGGGCTGCAGTTCGGCGCCATGCTGTTCATGCTGGCGGCCGGACTGACGCTGATCTTCGGCATCATGGGCGTGGTCAACCTGACGCATGGCTCGTTCTACATGGTGGGCGCGTACTGCGCGGCCTATGCCATCGGCACCACCGGCTCGTTCCTGGCGGGCGTGCTGGCGGCGCTGCTGGGGGCGGGGCTGTACGGCATATCCGTCGAAGTGCTGGTGATACGCAAGCTGTACAAGCGCGATCACCTGTACCAGGTGCTGGCCACTTTCGGCCTGCTGCTGTTCTCGAACGAAGCCGTCAGCCTGATCTTTGGCCGGCGTCCGCCGCTGGTCAGCATCCCGTCGTTCCTGGAAGGCGCGGTGACGCTGGCGCCGGGCTTTCAGTATCCGCTGATCCGCCTGTCGTTCATCGCCATTGGCGCCTTGGTGGCGGTGGGCTTGTGGTGGCTGGTGAACCGCACGCGTATCGGCATGCTGATACGCGCGGGCGCGGATGACCGTGAAATGGTCGACGCGCTGGGTGTGGACATCCGCAAGCTCTACACGCTGGTGTTCGGGCTGGGCGCGTTGCTGTGCGGCTTGGCCGGCGTGATGGCCGCGCCGCTGCTGGCGGTGGAAATCGGCATGGGCGAACGCATCTTGATCACCACCTTCGTGGTCATTGTGATTGGCGGGGTCGGCTCGGTGCGCGGCGCCTTGGCGGGCGCCTTGCTGGTGGGCATGGTCGACAGCCTGGGCCGTGCCTTCCTGCCGCAGTTGCTGTCCACGATGTTCTCGCCCGCCACGGCGGACCCGCTGGCCGCCGGCATGGCGTCGGCCAGCATTTATGTGTTGATGGCGATTGTGCTGATCGCCAAGCCGGGCGGCTTGTTTCCGGCGCGAGGATGA
- a CDS encoding branched-chain amino acid ABC transporter permease: MMMAKTLSNRARWGLAGLVVLILLPAAALASGSPFLIGVVTRFLIYGLAAVSLDLVIGYGAMVSFGHAMFFGLGGYAVGIIAFHTAEAGPIFGWAGSNAALVVWPIALAVCALAGWVFGYLALRTRGVQFIMITLAFGQMVYFILVSLQFYGGDDGLMITQRNVLPGLNLESPMVFYYVCLALLTAWTLLCIRITNSRFGMVLQALRQSERRALNLGVAPTPYRLSAFVLSAVGTGLAGVLWANYAGLVTPDMAAWTKSGELMAIVILGGVGTLLGPIAGAAVFLGLEQMLSSLTEHWLLYMGPILVLVVLWGQKGLFGKLLETRHAD, encoded by the coding sequence ATGATGATGGCAAAAACACTTTCAAATCGCGCCCGCTGGGGCTTGGCTGGGCTGGTGGTGCTGATCCTGCTGCCCGCCGCCGCGCTGGCCTCGGGTTCGCCGTTCCTGATTGGCGTGGTGACGCGCTTTCTTATCTACGGGCTGGCCGCGGTCAGTCTGGACCTGGTGATCGGCTATGGCGCCATGGTCAGCTTTGGCCACGCCATGTTCTTCGGCCTGGGTGGCTACGCGGTGGGCATCATTGCCTTTCACACGGCCGAAGCGGGGCCTATCTTCGGCTGGGCCGGCAGCAATGCCGCGTTGGTGGTGTGGCCTATTGCGCTGGCCGTGTGCGCGTTGGCGGGCTGGGTCTTCGGTTACCTGGCGCTGCGCACGCGCGGTGTGCAGTTCATCATGATTACGCTGGCCTTCGGGCAGATGGTGTATTTCATCCTGGTGTCGCTGCAGTTCTATGGCGGCGACGACGGGCTGATGATCACGCAGCGCAACGTGTTGCCGGGCCTCAATCTGGAAAGCCCCATGGTGTTTTATTACGTGTGCCTGGCGCTGCTGACGGCGTGGACGCTGCTGTGCATCCGCATCACCAATTCGCGCTTCGGCATGGTGTTGCAGGCGCTGCGCCAAAGCGAGCGGCGCGCGCTGAACCTGGGCGTGGCGCCCACGCCGTACCGCCTGAGCGCGTTCGTGCTGTCGGCCGTGGGCACGGGGCTGGCGGGCGTGCTGTGGGCCAACTATGCCGGGCTGGTGACGCCCGACATGGCGGCGTGGACCAAGTCCGGCGAGCTGATGGCGATTGTCATCCTGGGCGGCGTGGGCACCTTGCTGGGCCCGATTGCGGGCGCGGCGGTATTCCTGGGGCTGGAGCAGATGCTGTCGTCCTTGACCGAGCATTGGCTGCTGTACATGGGGCCGATTCTGGTGCTGGTGGTGCTGTGGGGCCAGAAGGGCCTGTTCGGCAAATTGCTGGAGACGCGCCATGCCGACTGA
- a CDS encoding ABC transporter ATP-binding protein — protein MPTDTHASLLRLTQLRKAFDAVVATNGVDLDVRAGEIHAIIGPNGAGKSTLIAQICGEIQPDSGTIHLDGQDVTGLRAFERARLGLGRSFQITELCHEFTALENVILSRMLKDGPAFGAWSDPRRDASLKAEAMQWLTHVGLAERRHVRSADLAHGERRQLELAVALAREPRLLLLDEPMAGMGPEESARMTRLLQGMKGDYAVLLVEHDMDAVFALADRISVLVYGRVVFSGTPDEVRRHPEVRAAYLGEEHVEG, from the coding sequence ATGCCGACTGATACGCATGCAAGCCTGCTGCGCTTGACGCAGTTGCGCAAGGCGTTTGACGCGGTGGTGGCCACCAATGGGGTGGACCTGGATGTGCGGGCCGGCGAAATCCACGCCATCATCGGCCCCAACGGCGCGGGCAAGTCCACGCTGATCGCGCAGATCTGCGGCGAGATCCAGCCTGACTCCGGCACCATCCATCTGGACGGGCAGGACGTGACCGGGCTGCGCGCGTTCGAGCGGGCGCGGCTGGGCCTGGGGCGTTCGTTCCAGATCACCGAGCTTTGCCACGAATTCACCGCGCTGGAAAACGTGATCTTGTCGCGCATGCTGAAGGACGGCCCCGCGTTTGGCGCCTGGTCCGATCCGCGCCGCGACGCCAGCCTGAAGGCCGAGGCCATGCAGTGGTTGACACATGTGGGCCTGGCTGAGCGCCGCCATGTGCGGTCGGCGGACCTGGCGCACGGCGAACGGCGGCAACTGGAACTGGCGGTGGCGCTGGCGCGCGAGCCGCGCCTGTTGCTGCTGGACGAACCCATGGCCGGCATGGGGCCCGAGGAATCGGCGCGCATGACGCGCCTGCTGCAAGGCATGAAGGGCGATTACGCGGTGCTGCTGGTCGAACACGATATGGACGCCGTCTTCGCGCTGGCCGACCGCATCAGCGTGCTGGTGTATGGCCGCGTGGTGTTCAGCGGCACGCCGGACGAGGTGCGCCGCCATCCGGAAGTGCGCGCGGCCTACCTGGGAGAAGAACATGTTGAAGGTTGA
- a CDS encoding ABC transporter ATP-binding protein — MLKVDGLTGGYGSSKVLFGMSFEASEGEVISLIGRNGMGKTTTVKTLMGMLPATGGAVQFRGQTLGRSAPSTVARLGVGLVPEGRRVFGSLTVQENLVATARPAAGGSSGGWDLERVYTLFPRLKERRTQSSRTLSGGEQQMLVVGRALMTNPKLLILDEATEGLAPLIRQEIWRCLRSLKAEGQTILVIDKNLPEMATLVDRHYIVDKGRVAWSGKPAELSAQPELAQRYLGI, encoded by the coding sequence ATGTTGAAGGTTGACGGCCTGACGGGCGGTTACGGATCCAGCAAGGTGCTGTTCGGCATGTCGTTCGAGGCCAGCGAGGGCGAGGTGATTTCGCTGATAGGCCGCAACGGCATGGGCAAGACCACCACGGTCAAGACCTTGATGGGCATGCTGCCCGCCACCGGTGGCGCGGTGCAGTTTCGGGGGCAGACGCTGGGCCGGTCCGCGCCCAGCACGGTGGCGCGCCTGGGCGTGGGGCTGGTGCCGGAAGGGCGGCGCGTGTTTGGCTCGCTGACGGTGCAGGAAAACCTGGTGGCGACGGCGCGCCCGGCGGCGGGAGGCTCATCGGGAGGCTGGGACCTGGAGCGCGTCTACACGCTGTTCCCGCGCCTGAAAGAACGCCGCACGCAGTCGTCGCGCACCTTGTCGGGCGGCGAGCAGCAGATGCTGGTGGTGGGCCGCGCGCTGATGACCAACCCCAAGCTGCTGATTCTGGACGAGGCCACCGAAGGGCTGGCGCCGCTGATCCGCCAGGAGATCTGGCGTTGCCTGCGGTCGCTGAAGGCCGAGGGCCAGACCATTCTGGTCATCGATAAGAACCTGCCCGAGATGGCCACGCTGGTGGACCGACACTACATCGTGGACAAGGGCCGCGTGGCCTGGTCTGGCAAGCCCGCCGAGCTATCCGCCCAACCCGAATTGGCGCAGCGGTATCTGGGGATATGA